The DNA window AGGTGACGCTCGTGTCGGCGCCCACCGCGGAGCACAGGTTCAGCGCCGACGGGCCGGCGTGGAACCCCGCCGAACTCAGCACGACGTTGGGAGAATACTTCGCCGGCCGCGACCCCGAGCACAATTTCGCGGCCGTCGGACTGATGGAGCAGTAGCCGGCGAGCGCGCCGAAAACACGGATTCCGACGATTAGAACTTGTGTCAGTTTGGAACACTGCAACTTGCTCTGACCTGGCGAAATTAACGATTCAGACAGAGAAATAGCGTTCATTGACAGGGTCAACTTGTTCTGGGTTAATATGATCCGGCTCACACCCGAGCCGCAAGTGATCGAAGGGCGCGCACAGGCGACACGCAGGCTTCGCCGCGAGCAGCGAAGGGGGGTACCACGTTGATCCAGCAGCTTGCGGTGCCCGCCCGCGCTGTCGGTGGATTCTTCGAGATGTCGATCGACACCGCGCGCGCGGCGTTCCGGCGGCCCTTCCAATTCGGTGAGTTCCTGGATCAGACGTGGATGATCGCGCGGGTGTCGCTGGTCCCGACCCTGCTGGTGTCCATCCCGTTCACGGTGCTGGTGGCGTTCACGCTGAACATCCTGCTGCGTGAGATCGGTGCGGCCGACTTGTCGGGCGCCGGAACGGCTTTCGGCACGATCACCCAGCTCGGTCCGGTGGTCACCGTGCTCGTCGTGGCCGGTGCCGGCGCCACCGCGATCTGCGCCGACCTGGGCGCCCGCACCATCCGCGAGGAGATCGACGCGATGCGGGTGCTGGGCATCGACCCGATCCAACGGCTGGTCGTACCGCGGGTTTTGGCATCCACGCTGGTCGCGCTGCTGCTCAACGGCCTGGTCGCAGCCATCGGTCTGTCCGGCGGTTACGTGTTCTCGGTCTTCTTGCAGGGCGTCAACCCGGGTGCCTTCATCAACGGGCTGACGGTGCTGACCGGGTTGCGCGAATTGGTTCTCTCCGAAGTCAAAGCGCTGTTGTTCGGAGTGATGGCGGGGCTGGTCGGGTGTTACCGCGGCCTGACGGTCAAGGGCGGGCCCAA is part of the Mycobacterium sp. HUMS_12744610 genome and encodes:
- a CDS encoding MlaE family ABC transporter permease codes for the protein MIQQLAVPARAVGGFFEMSIDTARAAFRRPFQFGEFLDQTWMIARVSLVPTLLVSIPFTVLVAFTLNILLREIGAADLSGAGTAFGTITQLGPVVTVLVVAGAGATAICADLGARTIREEIDAMRVLGIDPIQRLVVPRVLASTLVALLLNGLVAAIGLSGGYVFSVFLQGVNPGAFINGLTVLTGLRELVLSEVKALLFGVMAGLVGCYRGLTVKGGPKGVGNAVNETVVYAFICLFVINVVTTAIGVRISAK